The following nucleotide sequence is from Nitrosopumilus adriaticus.
ACTGATGATACTACCGGCGAACAATTTTGCTCTAAATGTGGTTATGTTGTTTCTGAAAAAACTCAAGAATCCGGTCCAGAATGGAGATCGTTTCAAAAAGATGGCGGCGCAGATCCTGCAAGAACCGGAGCTCCATCATCATTACTAATGCATGATATGGGATTGTCTACTGTAATCAATCCCTTAAACAAAGACGCATCAGGAAAACCACTTTCAACATCAATGAAAAGTACAATTGAGAGATTAAGAACTTGGGATAACCGAAGTCAAGTTCATGAGCCAGTTGATAGAAACTTGAGACAAGCACTTGGTGAATTAACCAGATTAAAAGACAAGATTGCAATTTCTGCAAACGTTCTTGAAAAAGCAGCTTACATTTACAGAAAAGCTTTGGAGAAAAAACTTGTAAGAGGAAGATCAATCTCTGCAATGATTGCAGCATCACTTTATGCTGCATGTCGAGATACTGCAACACCTCGAACTCTAAAAGATGTTGCAGATGCTGCAAACGTAAAAAGAAAAGATATTGCTAGATGTTATAGATTATTACATTATGAATTGGAATTGAAAATGCCTGTTGTTGATTCGGTACAATGTATTGCTCGAATTTCAAGCAAGCTTGACATTACAGAAAAAACAAAACGATTTGCAATCAAAGTGCTCAAGGAGGCCCAAGAGCGTGAAGAGTCTGCTGGAAAAGATCCAATGGGTCTTGCAGCATCTGCATTATACTTGTCATGTGTACATAATGGCGCATCTGTAACTCAAAGAGATATTGCCGAAGCTGCAGGTGTAACCGAAGTGACTATCCGAAATCGTTACAAAGGCTTGAAAGCCAGTCATTCATAATAATTTTTGAGATAATAAAAAAATCAACTCTAGATCGATACTAATTTTCACACGATACTTAATCTCTTAACCATTTACTGCATTTTTATGGATTGCAAGAAAGGATTTGTTCATAATTTTGCATATTTCTTAATTTTAGATACTAGACGATGCATTAATTGTGGTCTTGATGAAAAAAATTCCTAATTAAAAATTTGTAAAAAAGAAAAATTGCACAAAAATTGTGCAAGCGTGTTCTTAGCTTTTCAGCATTATGAGTGCTGTATATTGTACTTTGTTGTCAGACAATAAAACAGCTGTCAACTTTATATCTTCCACATCTCGATCCTGAATACATGAATTAATCAGGCTATCGAGTTCTGCCTTACTTTCTGACTGTACTATTTCAACTTTCATTGCTTTGGACATTTTGATTATTTGTATGTCTTAAGAATTTCTGTGTTGAATCTTTGGAATTTGTTTAAATCATGAATTTTTTCATTGATTCTTATAATTGCGTTATACAATCCAAATTCTAGATTCTGTAGAAATGCTGTAAATGCTTCAATCATACTTTTTTCACCTTCTAAGACGGTAAAGACCATGATGAATAATTAAACTAAATTTGAATTGATTATACTCTGAATATCATCAACTATCTCTTTGTTTATTATTTTCAAAATTCTAATTATTTCCGAGCTAAAATGACGTATATTGCAAGCAAGTGTCCATACTGTAATAATGGAAAGCAAATTACCGCAAATAGAACATCTTGGTTAATTCATCTCTCGGGTCACAGAGAAAAAATTATTGAACACCTTGCCAACTCTACAGAATACTGCCAATTCTGTTCATATCCAGAACCATCTGTGAATAAAAAACATGCTTCTTCACATTATAGATGGGCTCATCAAAAAAGTACTTTGATTAACTGGGCTTTAGACAATCTTGAAAAACAGATTGTTGTTTGATCAGATTTGATAAAAAAATGAAAAGAATCTTTGATTAGTTACCTGTGACTAAATCCCAAATGAACCCGAAGAATTCTTTTATCATGAAGTGCTATTTTAAAAAAAGTAGATAATTTCAAATCTGAACATTCATTGACAACGAATGCTCAAAATTTTAATCAAATTATTATGGTTATTCAATCCTTTT
It contains:
- a CDS encoding transcription initiation factor IIB — encoded protein: MRCGKNSMLTDDTTGEQFCSKCGYVVSEKTQESGPEWRSFQKDGGADPARTGAPSSLLMHDMGLSTVINPLNKDASGKPLSTSMKSTIERLRTWDNRSQVHEPVDRNLRQALGELTRLKDKIAISANVLEKAAYIYRKALEKKLVRGRSISAMIAASLYAACRDTATPRTLKDVADAANVKRKDIARCYRLLHYELELKMPVVDSVQCIARISSKLDITEKTKRFAIKVLKEAQEREESAGKDPMGLAASALYLSCVHNGASVTQRDIAEAAGVTEVTIRNRYKGLKASHS